The genomic interval GTGGAGCGACACCTTGGGAAGGGTACGAAGGTCGAACGTGTCGACATAGTGGTCTTCGTGTGCAGCGTCGCTCATAGGCTCCAGCGTAGTCGGCGCATCCGGTTCGAAACCGTGTCGAAGCTGAACGCGGGGCACCCCCGCCCCACCTCCCCCCTCCTCGAGGTGTCAGTTTGTGCCGCCTGCCGGACGGCCCAGGCGGCACAAACTGACACCTCGGTGTGGGCGAGGGCGGGGGCGGGGCGGCCCCCCCATCTCGGCGGCCGCGCCGCTGTCAACGGATGAGCGGAGGCCGCGACGCCCGCGTGCACCCGCCGGGAAGCATGCGGGCATGCCCGCTCCGCGTCCGCTGCCTCCCTCGACCCCACCCGCGTTCGCCGTTCGCGACGCCCCGACCCTCGGCATCCCGCGCCCCCGGCTTCGCCGCAGCGATCTCGTCACCCCGTTCCGGGGAGCTCGGACGACCACACCGCCACGAGAGGTGGTCGAACTGTGTCTCGCCGCGCTTCCCGTGCTCCGAGCGGACGCGTTCATCTGCGGGCCGACCGCTGCGCGCCTCTGGGAGATCCCACTCCCCCGACGGCTTCAGCGGCAGTCGCAGCTCCACGTCGGGCACCCCCATCGCGTGCGCCCCTCGCGCCTCGCCGGGGTCGTCGGCCATCATTTCGTCATCACGCCTGCCGAGCTCACCTCGCTCAGCAGGATCCCCGTCACGACTCCGGCACGCACCTGGTGCGACCTCGCGGGCACGCTCTCTCTCGAGGAGCTCGTCGCAGCGGGCGACCGACTCATCTGGTCGCGCGCGCCGCTCGCCACCTTGGGCGAGATCGCGGCTCTCGCGGATGTGCACCCGGGACGCCGAGGGCGCGCAGATCGACGAGCCGCACTGGCGATGCTGTCGCCTGACGCCGACTCCCCAGCCGAGTCCACGCTGCGCATCCGCTTCCGTGCCGCCGGCCTTCCCCGCGTCACCCCGAACCTCGAGGTTCAGCGCCCGGACGGCGGCCGCGCGAGGATCGATCTCGCCTTCGAGGACCAGCGCGTGGGCGTCGAATACGAAGGGGACCACCATCGCGTCGAGCGCGGCCAGTGGGGGCACGACCTCCGCCGCATGTCCGCACTCGAAGACGCTGGCTGGTCGATGATCCGGGCGACGGGTGACGACCTGATCAGCTCTGCGGAGCTCATCGAGCGGGTCGCGGGGCGCCTCCGTGGCCGCGGCTGGCACCCCACCCGCCCGTGAGGTGTCAGTTTGTGCCGCGTGCCGGACGGCACAGGCGGCACAAACTGACACCTCAGTGCGGAGGGGCGGGGAGCGGGGCGGGGGCGGGGAGCGGGGCGGAGGCGGGGCGTCAGGAGATGCGCGCCGCGATCAGCGGCCGCTCCTCGACGGTCGCGCCAGGGGCGGCGACGCGGTAGGCGCCCTCGAGGGCGTCGAGGGCACGCGGGAAGCGAGCTGCGTCGTCGGCGTGCAGCGTGAAGAGCGGCTGGCCGCTGCGGATCTCGTCGCCCGGCTTCGCGTGCAGGTCGATACCCGCCGCATGCACGACCGGATCCTCCTT from Salinibacterium sp. ZJ70 carries:
- a CDS encoding endonuclease domain-containing protein, which gives rise to MPAPRPLPPSTPPAFAVRDAPTLGIPRPRLRRSDLVTPFRGARTTTPPREVVELCLAALPVLRADAFICGPTAARLWEIPLPRRLQRQSQLHVGHPHRVRPSRLAGVVGHHFVITPAELTSLSRIPVTTPARTWCDLAGTLSLEELVAAGDRLIWSRAPLATLGEIAALADVHPGRRGRADRRAALAMLSPDADSPAESTLRIRFRAAGLPRVTPNLEVQRPDGGRARIDLAFEDQRVGVEYEGDHHRVERGQWGHDLRRMSALEDAGWSMIRATGDDLISSAELIERVAGRLRGRGWHPTRP